gttagccacttgccagcaagacaattttgttcctgtggactataaatacagtcacctgtCTGCGTTGTCAATCAATAATGGATACAGTGTGCTTTCTCGGACAAGAGGACTTCGGACTTTCATTTGATGCATTTGATCATGtcgggttgagagaaaaataaaacaatccattaattctgtcaatttggtttacaatagctaCATCCTTTGCAAAGAAAcgcagcgtgtgctgcattccatacatctttaaaatagagttttgaataacatttttattgctcagcctttaatttgcggtaattacttttatttttgataagtagCCCAACTCTCGCTTTTTTTTGATGGACCCCAACAGCCGCGAGTAATCGAGGTGatggtgtacttttgtgtggacatacatacatcctactctcactgctgtaaaacgttagcctactgtatacaaataaacttggtattaaaatgaacatggcttcagtgtaacaagtaatcaatatgctaggtaatgacaaagacgttcaaaaacaacagaaagtcataggtttacgtttctggcagacaatgttcccaactagctgcatccaggttccagctgagctaggcttgcctagtcttgttttcaactacatttaagttccctgttataagctaacatttgcaaaaaaagtgtcaaaattcccgagcttaacttcccatgaAAAGTTTACCGGAtattttccgcccctttgcaaccctagttATGTCATTACTGTCAGCTCAACGTGTGCAGCAGGACGGCTGCCAGGACTGTTGGCTTTATTTTCTTGAGTCAGGAGGTGAATCCCATCTTTATCTCATGTCGAAAAATACTAGATGAAAGAAACAGGAATTATTTAAGTGTGGACATTCAAATTGACATTGTCAAAATGATCATGCAGCCAAGaacacaaaatctaaatctaaGCGTCTCTAGTCAATGAAGGTGAAGTTGCAGTGAAACAAAATCATCCATGAACATAGAAAATGATCCTAAATATTGTAAGTATACAACTTTTTTGTGGATTTTTAAAGTATCTCTGACTTGAAGTGATGTCTTATCTGTCACATCACATCTGTCCATTGTCAACAGAGGAATGCAGCGACACCCAGTCCACACCTAAGctgcacctgcacacacacacttttatagAGGCAACCCTGTTAATTAACTGTCATTCCCACAGGCCAAACCTGAAAGTCAAAGGGACACATCGAGGATATTTTTAttctaacaaaacaaaaaaaaaacacacagtcacacccaCACTCCCACAGATATGTCCTCAACTGAAACCAGTCAGCTGAATGGGTTGTGTTGTCTCCTGGTTCCACGTGTTGATAGACTCAAGCACATCAGTGCATTCTCAAAGTGGCTGATCAAATTTAGATAACTGCTTATATTATTCcccctttttaaacatttaacttcCAAAGTGacgataaataaaataaaataagttgtTCAGTCAGCCAAGAAGCAGAATTTAGTGTTGAGATCAATGTGATACAAGCACAGTAAAGATCACAGCATCCCACCACCTGTGATGTATGGCAACAGGTTGACGTTCTGACCCATGAGTACTCAGAGTACTCAGAGTACTCATGTACTACCATAAGTAGGTCATACCACTCCCATCTTAAAACTCTGCGCTCATTTTGatctcacatacacacctgtAAAGTTCTGTCTGTCCATAGACactcacatagacacacacaaacacacgcacacacataccaaAGTACTTGACAATTAAAATTttgccatggcaacacacaaacacacacatacacaaacacacacaaaataccaGCCCTGCTGTTACGGCTGATAAATATTAAGTACTCATATAATGAAGTAGTAGTGACTACCAAGTACTTTTTTGTCAGAACATCAACATGCTGACTCTATTGCAGCTGGTGGGATCCCAGCACAAGTTGTGGTTTTACCTCATGCCTGAGTGGATGGGAATGATTGACCCTAAAAATGAATGTGGCCCCTTCCCCAGCTTTTCCTCCCTTCGACCTCAACcatctttccttccttttgATCTCAGCTGCAATTTGTATAGTTCAATCTTAGTGCTGTGTTTATGTCTTCTCAAGATAAATGCTTCCTGTGATGCTACTGGGTGAAAGGAAACACACTTTTTCTTCAGTTAAGCAACTGCATTGTAAATTGTCAAACTGCTTTGTGAGGATTTTAGAAACACAAACCATCGGGACATGTGCAGCAACTTGTCGGGAGCAGTCGTCTCTCTTTATAGATTATCTATCTATGATCACGATGCAAAgtcagtattttttaaatcattttacagTACAATGACAGAGCAAATACAGTAACTCAGTATGTAACACATGGTGGTGAATATTAAgaatgacaaaatacaaaaaaacttaAGTATTGGCATTTTACACTTAAAGAGACATTAAATCTATACATCTGGTCGTAGGAACACCGTGACGTGTTCACCAGCTGATCAGCTCAGACTGCACTTCCATGCACCTTGATGTAAATACAACTTCAGGATGTGGAGGAACCTAATGTGGGTCGTCAATTACCAAAAATATAACACaagaatttgatttatttcccccAAATGGATAATCAAAAGATAATTGCTTCTCATTGCTGATGTGTTTAAAGTTGTGAATTTTACTCAGGATAACAAAGTTTCCAAAGAACCTAAAAATGCTGCTCTGAGCTGATGTAGTTGTGCAGAATAACTTACATTTGATGTAATGGTGCATCCATAAAATGATGTGATACAAGATTATAGCTTCATGTAGCTTAAATGAAATGCTTTCACATTTTATTGGGCATTTTATGCCATTATTAAAAGCGATCCCAGCTTCAGTTAAACGTTGGATCAAGCATACAGAATATATTCAATGCATATAAATCGATAcaaaaaatatgtcaaataattttgttttttctttggagCCTCTTAAAGTTAAGGAGAAAATCATGATTCAAGCTTTTGAGACAGCCATATAAAAATCAGTGATGCAAAAGAGCGGGACTCAGTCTAATCTAATCGAGTCTAGTTAAAGCAGATGGGAACTGATGAATCAAACTATCTGTGCTGTGGGAAGCTCCGTCCTTCACAACGTGTCAGGAAACACCCACATGTGCATATAGAGCAGAATAAAGCATCGcatgtgcagcagagagaacCTATAGATGAATGAATCACTGTCGATCCCCGCATCAGTAACAGAGGAATCATGAATGTCaagcagaaagcagcagcactgtgagTGTACAGCGGTTAAGGATCCAGAAGCAGAACCACCACGCCTCGGATCTGACGAAGGTTAGTCTCTGTTTCACAtcttccctttttttgtttttcatagaTGAGTTTCACCACATTCACTTCAGGAAATATTTCTTTTCTCGCCTCCTCACTGAGTTTTTACTTTCTTGCTGTGGCTCCCGGAGTCTCGTCTTCTGGCCTTGGCGGCGTAAAGCCTGGTGGAAACATGAGATGAGAGCAGTTATCTTAGCAACACaataacaaaagcaaacaatacTCATTGTAGTGAGAGACCATAGACTGAAAGATGGACGGACTAGTGGCCActtccagaaattaagccaaaatatgcTGGAAATGAACgttgccatcttgtgcatttggagccacagtctgcgcagtagctatcgggggatggagctgctgtAGCGAGGTCCCGCCAATACACAAGCTccaccaatcacgagtcagtctcagctgtcaatcacggcgtttcactctgtttttatagtgtcaaaaaactaattaaaaccaaacttatggggaaaataaacacttgtGTGTCATAAGAGCTTCCTAAAatgttatttgactttttagtttgacccatgtctcatctgctaaTATGggctttatgacctatactgtagcagccaccagggggacgatcgagacgctttggcttcacttttggggaaccctaatgtcgtccatctttatatacagtatggtTTACATGTTATACCTTCGCTGGTAGAGGTAGAGGAGGAACAGCAGCTCATCTCTGAAGCAGGAGAgttgatgagaggaggagaaggatccggaggaggagaaaaaggaggcGCAGGAGCACAGATCTGAGATCAGCGTGTTCACTCCCTGGTgaagagaagggaggaaggagaaagagaataaTGATCCTCATTATGAAGCAAAGTCTCTCTTGAGGGTAAAACTTGTCACAGAGCTAATTACCTTCATCAAGGGGatgtttccatctgtgtttatctgttagttagcaggattacacaaaaactaacaGACGGATTTACACAGGACTTGTTTAAATTATGCAGCATGGGTCAGAGAGGAACCCATTCAATATTGGTGTGAATTTTGCAGCTTGAATGAAATTAAAGGGACTATTTTGCCTTGTTGGAGGAATGGACTCTACTTAGGGGCCATTCTGGTTAAAAAGCATATTTTGTCTGACAGCAGGAAACAAGTGAAACTAAAACTCAGGAGATTAAATAACTTGCAAACTGGGActattttaaagtaaagtaagaAGTGCTGGGTGCACATGGAGCCAGAAAGTGTTTGTACTCACTCTGTACATCAACACCGTCCCCTGCAGGTGACTCACAGACTTCAACTGACAACCagacaacaggaaacacaagacAGAGCCATAAAAAAAGAGGATAGAGTTCAGTGTCACTCAGCACGATCGTCAGGTTATTATAGGTAATGAATACACTTATGGTTTTCGTGTCTCAGATGAGGTTTGCAGAACAGACCTTGTGGTTAATGAAGAGCTGAGGGGCCATAGACAGGAAGCCAAAGGCGTAAACTCCTGTGAGGAGATAAGCGATGTGAATATAAAAGTAAAGGTATCAGCTGACACTAATTCAATTAAGtcatcattatatatattactatatattacTGAGTCATATAGATGAGGCTGTTTTAAAAGACTCACCGGTCACAAGGCTGTTGATCAACCAGGAATAATAACTGTCAACATACAATACAATTTAATGTTAGTTTAACAATCAGTAAAACAGATAGTATATCTACCAGCTTtcaatatacagtacatttggTAGTAATTCTACACAATAATCACTAAAAACATCTTAGTTCACAGGTCTGATTTGAATCTGACTGGATGAAAACTGAGATGCTTGTACTGAAATGTTTTCGCGGGACCTGGATATTTGCTGGCACTGCACTAAGACAGCATTTGAATTATACGGCAAAGCAGAATAATGGTGATCAGCTCACTTCTTTTGGCGTAAGTAGGCCAGAGAGAAAATAGCTCCACTGATACACAAAGGATAGACCAAGTAGGACAAGTATCTGGATGCCTGCAGAGAGAACCagataaaacattcaaattaaacaaagatggaggccGAAATAGAAACAGAGCTCTGACAGACGAGACAGAAACATACTGATACCTGTGTGTCATACTCcagtgtctttctctcttcttcatccagtttatttaactgcacagtgagagaagaggaagtgttagaaataaagaaatgaatagaATAACAGGGCTGGAGCCAGGAGGCTGGACTAAGCTATTTTATAAGAGacttttaaagttgtttaaacCACAACAGCTCTGCCACTTCATTTGAACTATTAAATAAGTTTGAACACAAATCGGTGACGACAACATACTCACGTGCAGGTTGGAGCTTTTCCACAGCAACTGGAACTTAAACACTTTAAATACCTTCCACACCTGGTGAGAAAACACTCTTAGTGTCTTGATCTTTACATCACACTTGTTTTGTTGGAGGTGACAGATAAAAACCTAAATACCTCCACACAGGCCCCCAGTCCGACAGGGAGCAGCACCAGCAGACTGGTCTCCTCCAGCAGATGGAGGAAAATCAGCAAAGTACTGAGACTACGCCACAGAACTGCAAACACAGAGGGGGGGAGAGACCAATGTGAGAACTTTCCCCAGGAACCAAGAACCTTTGCAGGGACCAGGGTCTTAAATTAAGGGTTTTATTTCAGCCAGTTAATTTAGTTTCCTTAGgtccttgtttcttttctgatcAACAACAGCATGATTTCAAGTTCTCTCTATGTTCTCTGTTTTAGTGTTGCTCGATTAACATCGCTCATTTACACCGCCACCTGGTGCACCAGAGTTGAACTGCTTGATGTAGCTGTAGGTTGCTAACACATCAGCAGGCTGATTTGTCTTATCTCCCCTGGTCTTTAGATCGAAGTGGAAACGTAGATGAACATTAGTCTGCAGGAAACTTTTAGTTCCTTGAAGAAGTTGCTTTGGACTTCAGGGACCAGGTGATTTAGGTCGAAAACGACTTTACTGTTTTAGATCATTACCACCAAAACTGTAATGATGCTTGTTACTGCTGGTAATCCCTCCTACATTGACTCAATGAAGCCTTAAAGGATGCAAACTTATTTAAAAGGTCAAGCTTgaataatgtgaaaatgttctCACCTGACTTTCTGGACATTCCCACcatgttcttcttttttctccaggAGCTGATGTCATTTTTAAGAGCCAGGAATTCACAGATGAGCTgaagaagaacacaaacacagtaaaacaacatGCTTTTGATTTTACAATGCTTCAGTTGCCACGTTCCCTCATGACACGCACAAAACTGTGAACTATGAAATAATACATGAGACTTTGTTTCAGGTGGATTCCAATATGTGTGGTGTGGTGTTTTACTAGGTGTAATATAATCTTACTTGCAGAGCTGTGATGAGCGCAGTCAGCACTAACAGGTAGAGGTTGGATCCCATCAGAGTTTCTTTAATTTCATCAATGTTTTCCTCAGTGAAGCcttaataaacacaaagaagatTATGAACATCCACAGgcctatatttaaaaatgtatcattttcaaaatattctGCGAAAGTCATTCCTCAAACATAACAAGTTTCTTTTACAATGAAAAATACCAAATAACCCTGAACCCAATCAGTATTTTTATGAATCAACTTTCACTTGATCATCATATAACAAAATATCTGTTGAGTTATTAACTCACCAAACTGTCGAAGGGAATAAACCACATCCTGCAGATGAACCCAAAACCTGAATCCCCTGAGAGAGATTCCCTCGTAGGACACAGTCAGAGGGAGGTGAACAGTGCCGCTGTTGATCTCCTGTTGAAGGACGGATATACACATGTATGATCACGTTAAACTAACTAACACAGTATTTAATGGAAAAGATTTGACTGAGCGTCATGTGGATAAAAGCGTCCAACCATGAGGTCTCTGACTCTGACGCTGAGTTCATTaaccagcagcagaggaaggtaGATCATGTGATGTCTGTCCTGAGACCTACGATGGGAGTCAGGGAAAAAAGTTATATTAAGCATGTGTACTCCTACAGAGCTGCAATCATCTGGTGATGCTGCACAGTATTTTCTGAAGTATGTaatttgtgaaaaacaaaatgatataTGCTGGTTGTTGCTAACTTTGGGTACAAGTGTTCATAAAGTGTTACACaagtaaatacaaattttaaaatattcttaCTTTGTTGTAATCTTTTTCTTGTTGATTATTAGATCATTTTACCTCCTTATGGCcgtataaaatataatatatatatatatgtatataataaattaaaatgcataCAATGCTCTTTCTTCACAGTTCATGGACAGTTGCGACAACTGTCTACAGATTGATGCATGTTATTGGTGTATGAAGAGTATATGCAACAGGGTgtacagataaaataaatgctTATTTCTCTAGTTTGCCACAGCACATTCAAATTGAGAAGATTGGACTCTCTCATACTTCTCTTGTTATCATTCagtttataatgttttttgtattgtctCATTCTCAAATACTGATAAATGAGCAGCAATCTACTTAATTCTCTTGCAAACGGCTTATAGAAGAGCTTCTTAAACCGATGACCCCAGCGATAGACTCTCATGGTGAGCAGCAGTACTAAAGCAGTGATCAGCAGAACTTTGCCTGATCACCTGGCGTTGACCTCCAAAGCTTCCTGTGGACACTTACACTCTCATGTATCGCCGCACATCACTGGGAAGCCCCGCCTTGTTGAAGGTGAAGTCCTCTGACATCATGGTGACTGACAGGTGAGGTCTCCAATGGGACACAGGATTCTCTGCTTTGGGGCTGGACCTCTGATGGGGCCAGGAAAATGAACGTGTACTTCACATGGCAGCTGACATATGATAACACTTTGAGAGAGGAAGCTGAGTTGCATTTTACCTTGTGCGGGTCTCTCggcccctctgtgtgtgtggctgtgatgTGGGTGGTGAGCTGAGCCGCGTAGTGGACTTCTCTGCTGTCCTCCAGAGGTGAAACACTGGCTTTGTGAACATAGACCACTGCATACAGAGTGCCATTAGCCCGAGTCTGCTCTGGCAGAGAGACATTCACCTGCctatgaagagagagagaaagagagagagagaggggggaggaattaaggaggaaaaaagataaaaaagggATAAACATTCATAATATACTAATGTTGAgcttttacaaatgttttttttttaatttgcatgtttCTATGTTTTTGGTTTGAACAGTTTTACCTCTTCTGGCTCTGAGTCTATGCAAGATGCAGTTGTGGAGGAAGTactactgaagtaaaagtacaaataaatacacaaaactgtaatcaagtaaaagtacttgcagagtgTAACCCATTTCCTAATGCAACAGTCTGCTTAATCATTATGGCTGAATCTCGGCAGTGCCCTATAGtggtacagatatttgctgatatatgtagagGAATAACAGTGTAAAGCATCCAGAAATAAATCTAAGTAGAGATACATGAAAAGTGTACTTAGGTACATTAATGAAGTAAAGGTACTTTGTTGCATCCCACCACTGGCAAGAGGTTTACAGTCTTGTAACTGCTCCTTTCAATTTTacacataaaacaaaactttcTGTCTTCTGTGTTGCAACTGTTATTGACGTGAGTAATTTGCATGGATAACCgaacagtgtgtgttgtttaacaAGTTGGGGATACATGGTTGTATTATTAACTTTTCAAACTCACCTTTCAAATGTAGAATGTGGGTCAAATGGGTCTATTTTCACAGCGAGGTTGAGTTGGCTGTTGTCTGGCATGAGGCAGGTAAACACACTCAGCTGGATAAAAGAGGAGAAGCAGTGAGTTGATGGtgaacaacagaaaatgtaacCGGTGGATGGTTAATTCATTGGCTGAAATTAAACACTGCATATcataaaaaactcctttttaACTAAATAATAAGGCCTTTACAGAGGGACTGTGCTAAATGAATGCAagaatttcaataaaaatgttcatatcagtcaatattgatatttatcatgataaaagacacatcattgtttattttatgctTACAAGTTGAAACAGGTTGTGGTTTCAAACtctacttttttaaatttcagtaTAAATTTTACAATATATACCAAAAACAATATATGACAGTTAAATAGTGTCATAGGCTCCTCATAGAATGGAGCACACAATGTAGACAACTATATCACTTACATACAAATGATATGAGAttgaaatgaacattttaaactcggttttatgagcagagaacgacaaacacttgataaacagcaaaaccgTTTACAAATCTGATTTTGACAAAGTATCACTGTGATGACACAATGCATAATCAATATATTGATACATACTGGTCCTTTGTTATATTTCTATGgatgaaaatgatattgcaCTAGtcattgatattgttttattgcccagccctgtACACGTTGCAGTGGTCTTGACCTGGATGTCACAGAAATGAAAGgcttgttttattattgatgcCTGATTGATCTGCATGCTTGCTGGGATCAGAGGCCTGTGCTGACCTGGAGTCTGGGTCTGGCTGTCAGGTAGGAGGTGATGCAggtctctcctctgccttcgTCGCAGGGTCTGGTGTTGAGGAAGCCGTACAGCAGCCAGGCTGTGTGCAGCGAgtacaccacaaacacaccgaGCAGCAGCTTGGCCACGGAGCTGCTCTTCTTACCGTCGCCGTCCGCCGCGGGTTTGGAGCAACACGACGGAAACATGACGGCGATGCCGACGCAGGGTTTCAACAAGGAAAAAATCTACTagatctgttttttaaaatgtcggGTTTGAATGGTTCAAAATCGGATCAGATGGTCAAAGTGACACAATCCCCCACGCTTCCTCCTCGCTGCAGCATCCTTCCGGTGATCTGGGTCCGGCAGAGGATGCTGATGCTGACTAAACTCCGCCGGCTCAGCCCAGACACGTCTGAGCAGATAGTCTCGCGATACCGTGAACGAACTACACGTGGTATCACAGTCTGCGTGAATGGCTGCCGTAGAAAGGTCCTGAGCGTTTTATATCCAGACTATGGTCCTGGTAGAGGAACTACTTTATTGAGGGTCAGCGTAACATAGGTACTCATGGCAACACGTGTACATGCCacccttagttatgctgctataggtctagactgcagagggaactcccatcatgcactgagcactactcttatttatttgactacatttctctctctctctctctcgctctctctctctcgctctctctctctcctccccatcccccccatctctctcctcttttccacccatctctcctctcctccccatttttctctgctcaccccaaccggtcgaggcagatgtccgcccacattgagtctggatCTGTCAGAGGtgtcttccagttaatgagtgttttctctccacagtcctCAAAATGCTGCTCATAGTGGGAACTGATGGGGTTATCTATAATTGTTAAGGTCTCGTCCTTCTATGCCATCCATCCACACACTGGCCTGTTTATtgactaaaaataaaagctgtttaaTTTCTCCAAAATGATCATGGAgataaaatgctaaatatttttgTGAACTCTCATTATGTTGTAGTGAAGGgccggggttttttttttttcagttcgAGTGATTCACTTCGACACAGACGATCTTTCCCCGTTGGTCCCTGTCACCGCGGTGCATTGTGGTCAGGCACGCTGCTCTTGCTAGTGTCCTCTCCATCATGCTAACACCGGCGAGCTGCGTTTTGGGACCAAACCACAGCTTCACGTGCTGATTCAGCTCAGTCTGTTGTCATCGACAGGCAACAGACGTGTGTCCGTTGTGTCCTCGTTCACTGTCATGGTGGATTTTAAACGGataattaacaaaaaacacCAGTTGTCCAAGCTAACGGAGCTAGCATAACACGAAGGAGCTGCTGAAAACACCGTGAGGAAAGTTAGGAAGTGGCTCAGGCAGGAGCGTGTGACTGGTGTCACTGGAGTTGAACCAGTGTTTACACCAACTGCATCTGTCATGTTAATGTGTGGACACCTTTCATCCTCCTCGTGCCTGTGGATCCGGactgtcaccacacacacagctggaggaaGAGACCACCAATGACACGGCTCAAGGATTTTACACATTCAACCTGAGTCCACGTCTGAGCCTCCTGAGGGGAACACCAGCCGCCATGTCCGCCTGTGTGAAGGCTgtgtggggtggtggtggtgtggagACCAGGCtgcacaggctgctgctggctggctgcacgAGCTGCACCAGGGTGTATCTCCCCTTCAGTGGgaacttttatccaaagcgacccTTCACTTGTCTCAGTGCTTTTTCCTCCTCGAGACGTGGCGTCACTCGAGGCCTCTGCCCACCGAAGTACACGGTGCCAGCAGGAAACAGGGACGTGTCCgtgcacagcagcaggagctaCAGTGATGCTGGATCGAGGCATCAACACAGAACATGTCAGTCCGGGGTGGGGAgaaaggagaagctgctgcaggaaggagcaTCGTGGCCTGGTGAGCATGAGGGATGGGTTAGTTAAAGACATACTGACAACAGGTGATCTCACTGTTGCAGCTGGT
Above is a genomic segment from Hippoglossus stenolepis isolate QCI-W04-F060 chromosome 8, HSTE1.2, whole genome shotgun sequence containing:
- the LOC118113278 gene encoding cleft lip and palate transmembrane protein 1-like protein, with the translated sequence MFPSCCSKPAADGDGKKSSSVAKLLLGVFVVYSLHTAWLLYGFLNTRPCDEGRGETCITSYLTARPRLQLSVFTCLMPDNSQLNLAVKIDPFDPHSTFERQVNVSLPEQTRANGTLYAVVYVHKASVSPLEDSREVHYAAQLTTHITATHTEGPRDPHKRSSPKAENPVSHWRPHLSVTMMSEDFTFNKAGLPSDVRRYMRVSQDRHHMIYLPLLLVNELSVRVRDLMEINSGTVHLPLTVSYEGISLRGFRFWVHLQDVVYSLRQFGFTEENIDEIKETLMGSNLYLLVLTALITALQLICEFLALKNDISSWRKKKNMVGMSRKSVLWRSLSTLLIFLHLLEETSLLVLLPVGLGACVEVWKVFKVFKFQLLWKSSNLHLNKLDEEERKTLEYDTQASRYLSYLVYPLCISGAIFSLAYLRQKNYYSWLINSLVTGVYAFGFLSMAPQLFINHKLKSVSHLQGTVLMYRGVNTLISDLCSCASFFSSSGSFSSSHQLSCFRDELLFLLYLYQRRLYAAKARRRDSGSHSKKVKTQ